Genomic DNA from Deinococcus aquiradiocola:
GCGTGGTGTTCCGGCATGAGTTCGTCGAGGTGCGTGGCGCGCAGGAAGTCCGCGTACTCGCCCTTGATGATCAGGTCCTTGAGGGTATCGCCCGGTTCGGGCGGAACCGTCACGTGCAGCTCGATCACCTGCGCGTCGATGTACGCCTGCCCCTGGCGGCGCGCGACGGACACGCGGTGGTTGCCGTCCTTCACGAAGTACAGTTCGCCGACCTTGTACACCTGGATGGGCGGCAGTTCCTTGCCCTGCAGCTGCGCGGCGCGCACGCCGATCCAGCGTTCGTCGAGGTGCGGTTCCTTCGGCAGGTAGTAGCGGTCGAACTCCTTGTAGCGGTCCACGGACCCCACGATGCTGGCGGTCGGGATGGCCTGCGTGCCGCGCTGGAATTCCGCGTCCGGGTGCAGGTGCCGCACCCACTCGAAGGGAATGAGTTCGTTCGGGGCGCGCACCACGGCGTTCAGCAGGTCGTGCACGTCGGCCGTCAGCCGCGCCCGTTCCACCTCGCTGCGCGCCTGATTGCGCATGTCGCGCGCACCTCCGTTTCCGCCTTCTGTCTGCATCTCCCGCTCCTGGACAGTCCCGTGCCGGGCCCGCCTCTTGGTGTCCATGCTACACCTGCTCGCCTGTCAGCTTCCTGACGGGCCGTCAGGGAACGGTCAATCGGACGCCGGGGCAGCACCACGCCGCTCCTTAGGTTTCCTTTGGGATGCCCGCGAATGCGGCCAGCACCACCGAAGCGCGCCCCCGGATACGGTCCAATACGGGCATGCTCGGACGATTCTTCAAGAAGCCCGATGACGACCTCGGCGGCCGCGTGCCGCCCGGTCAGACACTCACCACGCGCTTCCCGGTCCTCACGTACGGCCCGGTGCCCCGCTACAGCAAGGAAGACATCACCGTGCGCGTGTTTGGACTGGCCGAAGAGCAGACCTTCTCGTGGATCGACCTGCAGAAGATGCCGCAGACCACCCTGACGTACGACATCCACTGCGTCACGCACTGGAGCAAGCTCGACACCACCTGGACCGGCGTGCAGGTGCCGGAACTGATGCGGCACATCACGCTCAAGCCGGGCGCGACGCACGTCATGATCCACTCGGTGGGCGGGTACACCACCAACCTGTCGCTGGAGGACTTCGCGCGGGAGCAGAACCTCCTCGCGCACGCCTTCGGGAACACGCCCGACACGGTCGCGCCGCTCGAGACGGAGCACGGCGGCCCGATGCGTCTGGTGGTCCCGCACCTGTACTTCTGGAAGAGCGCGAAGTGGATGAACGGCCTGGAGTTCATGAGCGCCGACGAGGCGGGCTTCTGGGAACGCAACGGCTACCACATGCGCGGCGATCCCTTCAAGGACGAGCGGTACAGCGATTGACACCCCGTCCAGCGCGGGCACTCCGCTGACCGGCCCTGTCGCGGACGGCGGGACGGGCGCGCCGTACCTCGTGCCGGACCTGCTCGCACCGGACCTGCGCCTGCTGCTGGTGGGGTCGGCGCCCAGCACCATCAGCGCCCGCGCGCACGCCTACTACGCCAACCCGCAGAACAAGTTCTGGCGCACCCTGCACGCCGCACGCATCACGCCGCGCCTGTTCCTGCCGTCCGAGTACCCGGAACTGCTGACGCTGGGCGTGGGCCTCACGGACCTCGCCAAACGTCACGCCGGGGCGGACGCCGCCCTCCCCGGCCACGCCTGGGACCGCCCGGAATTCCTGACGAAGGTGCAGACGTACCGCCCGCGCACCGTCGCCTTCACCAGCAAGCGCGCGGCGAGCGAGGCGCTCGGACAGCCGACCGGTCGCCTCCCGTACGGCCTGCAGGTGCAGGACCTGCACGGCGCGCAGGTGTGGGTGCTGCCCAGCACCAGCCCCCTCGCAGACACGCACTTCCGGCTGGAGCCCTGGCTGGCGCTCGGCGAGACGCTCCACTCAGACCAGATTGAGCTGAACTCTTAGAGTTCAGCTGAGCGGAGCGAGCACCAACAAACAGGTACTGGATCAGACCCCACCTGGAGGCCGGTGTGTCACATCACGGCATGCCGACCGGCTGCCGCGCTCAGGTGGGGTTTTCCTCGGCCGCCCAGATGTCCGCCATGCTCTCGCGGCGGCGCATCGTTACCCAGTCCTGCCCGTCCCACAGCACCTCGGCCGGGCGGGGCCGCGTGAGGTAGTTGCTGCTCATGGCCGCCCCGTACGCGCCTGCTTCCAGGACCGTCAGCAGGTCGCCGCGCCGCGCGCCCGCCGGGAGCGGCACGTCCTGCCCCAGCAGGTCGCCGCTCTCGCAGGCCGGACCGGCCAGGTCAGACCGCGTCTCCTGACCCTCTCCCGCGCCTTCGTGCCACAGGGCGCGCACCGGGTGCTGTGCGCCGTACAGCATCGGGCGCAGCAGTTCCGTCATGCCCGCGTCCAGCAGCGTGAACGTCCGCCCTGTCGTCTTGCGGCCCATCACGCGCGTCAGCAGCACGCCCGACCGCGCCACGAGGTACCGTCCCGGCTCCACCCACACCCGCGCCCCGAACGCCGCCGCCGCTTCCCGCGCGCGCGCCGCGATGCCGTGCAGGTCGGCGTCCAGCCCCCAGCCGCCCCCCACGTCCAGCACCTCCAGCGGTCCCGTCACGGCACTCAGTTCCGCCACGCGCGCGAACGCCGCCGAGAAGTCCGCCGCGTCCCGGACGGCACTCCCCACGTGCAGGTGAAGGCCGCGCAGGGTGTGCCCACCCGCCCGCAGGTCCCGCAGCAGGCCCGGCAGGTCCAGCGGCCGCACGCCGAACTTGCTGCGTGCCGCGCCCGTGGCGAGGTGATCGTGCGTGCTGACCTCCAGGCCCGGATTCACGCGCACCAGCACCCGCGACCCTCGTGGCAGCAGCGCCGCCTCCTCCACGCGGTCCACGATGAACGTCGCGCCCAGCTGCCCGCCCAGGGCGTACTCCTCGTCCGTCTTGGCGGGCCCGTTCACGATCACCTCGTCGCCGCCCGCGCCGACGTGCACGGCGCGGCCCAGCTCGCCCAGCGACACGCACTCGAAGCCGACCCCGGCCCGGTGCAGGCGGCGCAGCAGCGTCAGGTTCGGGTTGGCTTTCATGGCGTACCACACGCGCGCGTCCCCGAACGCGACCCGCACGCGGGCGAGCGCGGCGTCCAGTTCGGCCGCGCTGTACGCGTACAGGGGCGTGCCGAAGCGCCTTGCCGCGTCGCGCAGCTGATCGTCCGTCAGGGGAACGTGCGGGTCCGTGTCAGTCCGGGTCATGACCGACAGGGTAACGCAGCGGGCCGCCCGGGGCAGGGGAGGGGCGGTCCCCGAAGTCACCATCTGCGCGCACGGCACCTGTTACACTCCCCCGGTGACGCACACGGCAGGAGACCCCCACGTTCAGCAGCCCACCCCCACCGCGCAGGCCCGGCCCGGCCGCGTGCTGTGCGCGATGTCGGGCGGCGTGGACTCCAGCGTGTCCGCCGCGCTCCTCAAGGAACAGGGCTACAGCGTGATCGGCGCCATGATGCGCTTCTGGCCGGACGACAAACGCGTGGACACCTTCGACTCCTGTTGCTCCCCCGACGCCGCCTACGAGGCCCGCCGCGTCGCGGATCAGGTGGGCGTGCCCTTCTACCTGCTCGACTACCGCGAGCAGTTCCAGGAGCACATCGTGCAGCCGTTCATCCGCGAGTACGCGGCCGGGCGCACCCCCAACCCCTGCGTGAACTGCAACACCAAGGTCAAGTTCGACGAACTCGTCAGGAAGGCGAAGATGCTCGGCTGCGACTACGTCGCGACCGGTCACTACGTGCGCCGCGCCGACACGTCCCACGGCGTCGAGTTCCACCGCGGCGACGACCCCCGCAAGGACCAGACGTACTTCCTGTGGGGCACGCCTGTGGACGCGCTGCCGTACATCCTGTTTCCGGTCGGCGAGATGGAGAAGCCGCGCGTGCGTGAACTCGCCG
This window encodes:
- a CDS encoding mismatch-specific DNA-glycosylase, with product MPDLLAPDLRLLLVGSAPSTISARAHAYYANPQNKFWRTLHAARITPRLFLPSEYPELLTLGVGLTDLAKRHAGADAALPGHAWDRPEFLTKVQTYRPRTVAFTSKRAASEALGQPTGRLPYGLQVQDLHGAQVWVLPSTSPLADTHFRLEPWLALGETLHSDQIELNS
- a CDS encoding sulfite oxidase-like oxidoreductase, whose product is MLGRFFKKPDDDLGGRVPPGQTLTTRFPVLTYGPVPRYSKEDITVRVFGLAEEQTFSWIDLQKMPQTTLTYDIHCVTHWSKLDTTWTGVQVPELMRHITLKPGATHVMIHSVGGYTTNLSLEDFAREQNLLAHAFGNTPDTVAPLETEHGGPMRLVVPHLYFWKSAKWMNGLEFMSADEAGFWERNGYHMRGDPFKDERYSD
- a CDS encoding DUF4032 domain-containing protein; translated protein: MRNQARSEVERARLTADVHDLLNAVVRAPNELIPFEWVRHLHPDAEFQRGTQAIPTASIVGSVDRYKEFDRYYLPKEPHLDERWIGVRAAQLQGKELPPIQVYKVGELYFVKDGNHRVSVARRQGQAYIDAQVIELHVTVPPEPGDTLKDLIIKGEYADFLRATHLDELMPEHHAILFTTPGRYDRLAEHIQTRKYYLDRKYSRDVPIDEATCSWYVRLYARVVEQIRTHDVLSRFPGRTEADLYLWIMDHRYFLTQRYGFDVGSELAALDFSKHHAPPVYQRLTQRMKMLVRRR
- the lysA gene encoding diaminopimelate decarboxylase, whose protein sequence is MTRTDTDPHVPLTDDQLRDAARRFGTPLYAYSAAELDAALARVRVAFGDARVWYAMKANPNLTLLRRLHRAGVGFECVSLGELGRAVHVGAGGDEVIVNGPAKTDEEYALGGQLGATFIVDRVEEAALLPRGSRVLVRVNPGLEVSTHDHLATGAARSKFGVRPLDLPGLLRDLRAGGHTLRGLHLHVGSAVRDAADFSAAFARVAELSAVTGPLEVLDVGGGWGLDADLHGIAARAREAAAAFGARVWVEPGRYLVARSGVLLTRVMGRKTTGRTFTLLDAGMTELLRPMLYGAQHPVRALWHEGAGEGQETRSDLAGPACESGDLLGQDVPLPAGARRGDLLTVLEAGAYGAAMSSNYLTRPRPAEVLWDGQDWVTMRRRESMADIWAAEENPT